In the Streptomyces sp. NBC_00525 genome, one interval contains:
- the acs gene encoding acetate--CoA ligase: protein MSYARDTTDTLGLGEVVSNESLANLLREERKFSPPAELAANANVTAEAYEQAKADRLGFWAEQARRLTWETEPTETLDWSNPPFAKWFADGKLNVAYNCVDRHVEAGNGDRVAIHFEGEPGDSRAITYAELKDEVSRAANALTELGVGKGDRVAVYLPMIPEAAVAMLACARIGAAHSVVFGGFSADAIAARIQDADAKVVITADGGYRRGKPSALKPAVDDAVSRIDGVEHVVVVRRTGQDTAWTEGRDIWWHDITGRQSTEHTPEAFEAEQPLFILYTSGTTGKPKGILHTSGGYLTQAAYTHHAVFDLKPETDVYWCTADIGWVTGHSYIVYGPLANGATQVMYEGTPDTPHQGRFWEVIQKYGVTILYTAPTAIRTFMKWGDDIPAKFDLSSLRVLGSVGEPINPEAWMWYRKHIGADKCPIVDTWWQTETGTMMISPLPGVTDTKPGSAQRALPGISATVVDDEANEVPNGGGGYLVLTEPWPSMLRTIWRDDQRFLDTYWSRFEGKYFAGDGAKKDEDGDIWLLGRVDDVMLVSGHNISTTEVESALVSHPSVAEAAVVGAADETTGQAIVAFVILRGTATASDDLLAELRNHVGSTLGPIAKPKRIMPVAELPKTRSGKIMRRLLRDVAENRALGDVTTLTDSSVMDLIQSQLPSAPSED, encoded by the coding sequence ATGAGCTATGCCCGGGACACAACGGACACCCTGGGACTGGGAGAAGTCGTGAGCAACGAAAGCCTGGCCAACCTGCTTCGGGAAGAGCGGAAGTTCTCTCCGCCTGCCGAGCTGGCCGCCAACGCCAACGTCACCGCCGAGGCGTATGAGCAGGCCAAAGCGGACCGGCTGGGCTTCTGGGCCGAGCAGGCCCGGCGCCTGACGTGGGAGACCGAGCCGACCGAGACGCTCGACTGGAGCAACCCGCCCTTCGCGAAGTGGTTCGCGGACGGCAAGCTCAACGTCGCGTACAACTGCGTGGACCGTCACGTCGAGGCGGGCAACGGCGACCGGGTCGCCATCCACTTCGAGGGCGAGCCCGGTGACAGCCGCGCCATCACCTACGCGGAGCTGAAGGACGAGGTCTCGCGCGCCGCCAACGCCCTCACCGAGCTCGGTGTCGGCAAGGGCGACCGCGTCGCCGTCTACCTGCCGATGATCCCCGAGGCCGCCGTCGCGATGCTGGCCTGCGCCCGCATCGGCGCCGCGCACTCGGTGGTGTTCGGCGGCTTCTCCGCCGACGCCATCGCGGCCCGCATCCAGGACGCGGACGCCAAGGTCGTCATCACCGCCGACGGCGGATACCGCCGCGGCAAGCCCTCCGCGCTCAAGCCCGCGGTGGACGACGCCGTCTCCCGTATCGACGGCGTGGAGCACGTCGTCGTGGTCCGCCGTACCGGCCAGGACACCGCGTGGACCGAGGGCCGTGACATCTGGTGGCACGACATCACCGGCCGCCAGTCCACCGAGCACACCCCCGAGGCGTTCGAGGCGGAGCAGCCGCTCTTCATCCTGTACACGTCGGGCACCACGGGTAAGCCCAAGGGCATCCTGCACACCTCCGGCGGCTACCTCACCCAGGCGGCCTACACCCACCACGCGGTCTTCGACCTCAAGCCGGAGACCGACGTCTACTGGTGCACCGCCGACATCGGCTGGGTGACCGGGCACTCGTACATCGTCTACGGGCCGCTGGCCAACGGCGCCACGCAGGTGATGTACGAGGGCACCCCCGACACCCCGCACCAGGGGCGTTTCTGGGAGGTCATCCAGAAGTACGGCGTCACGATCCTCTACACCGCGCCGACCGCGATCCGTACGTTCATGAAGTGGGGAGACGACATCCCCGCCAAGTTCGACCTGTCGTCGCTGCGCGTCCTCGGTTCGGTGGGTGAGCCGATCAACCCCGAGGCGTGGATGTGGTACCGCAAGCACATCGGCGCCGACAAGTGCCCGATCGTGGACACCTGGTGGCAGACCGAGACCGGCACGATGATGATCTCGCCGCTCCCCGGCGTCACGGACACCAAGCCGGGCAGCGCCCAGCGCGCCCTGCCGGGCATCTCGGCGACCGTCGTGGACGACGAGGCCAACGAGGTCCCGAATGGCGGAGGCGGCTACCTGGTCCTCACCGAGCCGTGGCCGTCGATGCTCCGCACCATCTGGCGCGACGACCAGCGCTTCCTCGACACCTACTGGTCCCGGTTCGAGGGCAAGTACTTCGCCGGTGACGGCGCCAAGAAGGACGAGGACGGCGACATCTGGCTGCTGGGCCGGGTGGACGACGTGATGTTGGTGTCCGGGCACAACATCTCGACCACCGAGGTCGAGTCGGCGCTCGTCTCGCACCCCTCCGTCGCGGAGGCGGCCGTGGTCGGCGCCGCCGACGAGACGACCGGCCAGGCCATCGTCGCCTTCGTCATCCTGCGCGGTACGGCGACCGCGTCCGACGACCTGCTGGCCGAGCTGCGCAACCACGTCGGCTCGACGCTCGGCCCGATCGCCAAGCCGAAGCGCATCATGCCGGTGGCGGAGCTGCCCAAGACCCGTTCCGGCAAGATCATGCGCCGTCTGCTGCGCGACGTCGCCGAGAACAGGGCACTGGGAGACGTGACGACCCTGACCGACTCCTCGGTCATGGACCTCATCCAGAGCCAGCTCCCCTCGGCCCCGTCCGAGGACTGA
- a CDS encoding alpha/beta fold hydrolase gives MTVPDSSAVGPLGPEDRADRAGRARPAAPAESAPFAPAGGPVRLDGPWTHRDVAANGARFHIAEMGEGPLVLLLHGFPQFWWTWRHQLPALAEAGFRAVAMDLRGVGGSDRTPRGYDPANLALDITGVVRSLGEPDAALVGHDMGGYLAWTAAVMRPKLVRRLVVSSMPHPRRWRSSMLSDFAQSRAGSYIWGFQRPWLPERQLVADDAALVARLISDWAGPGKADFPDEATLGVYRRAMSIPSTAHCSIEPYRWMVRSLARPDGIQFNRRMKRPVRVPTLHLHGSLDPAVRTRSSAGSGEYVEAPYRWRLFDGLGHFPHEEDPAGFSAELINWLKDSEPDR, from the coding sequence ATGACCGTCCCCGATTCCAGCGCAGTCGGCCCCCTGGGCCCGGAGGACCGGGCGGACCGGGCGGGCCGTGCGCGCCCGGCCGCACCGGCGGAATCCGCCCCCTTCGCCCCGGCCGGCGGCCCCGTACGCCTCGACGGGCCGTGGACCCACCGGGACGTCGCGGCGAACGGCGCCCGCTTCCACATCGCCGAAATGGGTGAAGGGCCGCTGGTTCTTCTCCTGCACGGCTTCCCGCAGTTCTGGTGGACCTGGCGCCACCAGTTGCCCGCACTCGCCGAGGCCGGATTCCGGGCCGTGGCGATGGATCTGCGCGGCGTCGGCGGCAGCGACCGCACCCCCCGCGGCTACGATCCCGCCAATCTGGCCCTCGACATCACCGGTGTGGTCAGGTCGCTCGGTGAGCCGGACGCCGCCCTGGTCGGCCACGACATGGGCGGCTACCTGGCCTGGACGGCCGCCGTGATGCGCCCGAAGCTGGTGCGCCGGCTGGTCGTCTCCTCGATGCCCCACCCCAGGCGGTGGCGCTCCTCGATGCTCTCCGACTTCGCCCAGTCGCGGGCCGGCTCGTACATCTGGGGCTTTCAGCGGCCGTGGCTGCCGGAACGTCAGCTGGTGGCCGACGACGCCGCGTTGGTGGCGCGCCTGATCAGCGACTGGGCGGGACCGGGCAAGGCGGACTTCCCCGACGAGGCGACGCTGGGCGTCTACCGGCGGGCGATGAGCATCCCCTCGACGGCACACTGCTCGATCGAGCCGTACCGCTGGATGGTGCGCTCGCTGGCTCGTCCCGACGGCATCCAGTTCAACCGGCGCATGAAGCGGCCGGTCCGGGTGCCGACGCTCCACCTGCACGGTTCACTCGATCCGGCGGTCCGCACCCGCAGTTCGGCCGGGTCCGGCGAGTATGTCGAGGCGCCCTACCGTTGGCGACTTTTCGACGGTCTCGGTCACTTCCCGCACGAGGAGGACCCGGCCGGGTTCTCGGCCGAACTCATCAACTGGCTCAAGGATTCCGAGCCCGACCGCTAG
- the nhaA gene encoding Na+/H+ antiporter NhaA — protein sequence MTASTPAPPGPRRTFLGRLPLPERNYVAEALRTETVGGVILLVAAVAALVWANTAGKSYEAVSHFHIGPGSLGLNLSVAHWAADGLLAVFFFVAGVELKRELVAGELRDPKAAALPVAAALCGMIVPALVYTLVNVAGDGSASGWAVPTATDIAFALAVLAVIGTSLPAALRAFLLTLAVVDDLFAILVIAIFFTEDIDFLALGGAFVGLGVFYLLLRLGVRGWYVYVPLALLIWGLMYNSGIHATIAGVAMGLMLRCTRREGEEHSPGEQVEHLVHPLSAGFAVPVFALFSAGVSLSGGALAGVFNRPETLGVVLGLVAGKTIGVFGGTWLTTRLTKAELNKDLAWADVFAVATLAGIGFTVSLLIGELAFAGDDDMINEIKASVLLGSLIAAVLSGVLLKLRVRKYRALSDAEELDEDGSGVPDVYEQDDPAYHLRMAAIYEEKAAEHRRRARLAGAASSKPDSPA from the coding sequence GTGACCGCGTCCACCCCCGCACCCCCCGGCCCCCGCCGCACCTTTCTGGGGCGGCTTCCGCTGCCCGAGCGCAACTACGTCGCCGAGGCCCTGCGCACGGAGACCGTCGGGGGCGTCATCCTGCTGGTCGCGGCGGTGGCGGCGCTGGTGTGGGCCAACACCGCCGGCAAGAGCTACGAGGCCGTCAGCCACTTCCACATCGGACCCGGGAGCCTCGGACTGAACCTCTCCGTGGCGCACTGGGCCGCCGACGGCCTGCTCGCCGTCTTCTTCTTCGTCGCCGGCGTCGAACTCAAACGCGAACTCGTGGCGGGCGAGCTGCGCGACCCCAAGGCGGCGGCGCTGCCCGTGGCCGCCGCGCTCTGCGGCATGATCGTCCCCGCGCTCGTCTACACGCTGGTGAACGTGGCCGGCGACGGCTCCGCCAGCGGCTGGGCCGTCCCCACCGCCACCGACATCGCCTTCGCCCTCGCCGTCCTCGCCGTCATCGGCACCTCGCTGCCGGCCGCGCTCCGGGCCTTCCTGCTCACCCTCGCCGTCGTGGACGACCTCTTCGCGATCCTGGTCATCGCGATCTTCTTCACCGAGGACATCGACTTCCTGGCGCTCGGCGGCGCCTTCGTCGGCCTGGGCGTCTTCTACCTGCTGCTCCGCCTGGGCGTGCGCGGCTGGTACGTCTACGTACCGCTCGCCCTGCTCATCTGGGGCCTGATGTACAACAGCGGCATCCACGCCACCATCGCCGGTGTCGCCATGGGCCTGATGCTGCGCTGCACCCGGCGCGAGGGCGAGGAGCATTCGCCGGGCGAACAGGTCGAGCACCTGGTGCATCCCCTGTCCGCGGGGTTCGCCGTGCCGGTCTTCGCGCTCTTCTCCGCAGGCGTCTCCCTCTCCGGCGGTGCGTTGGCGGGCGTGTTCAACCGGCCCGAGACCCTCGGGGTCGTCCTGGGGCTCGTCGCAGGCAAGACCATCGGGGTCTTCGGCGGTACATGGCTGACCACCCGGCTCACCAAGGCCGAACTCAACAAGGATCTGGCCTGGGCCGACGTCTTCGCCGTCGCCACCCTCGCCGGCATCGGCTTCACCGTGTCGCTGCTGATCGGTGAGCTGGCCTTCGCCGGTGACGACGACATGATCAACGAGATCAAGGCGTCGGTTCTGCTCGGCTCCCTCATCGCCGCCGTACTCTCCGGTGTACTGCTCAAACTCCGGGTACGGAAGTACCGGGCACTGTCCGACGCCGAGGAGCTCGACGAGGACGGTTCCGGGGTACCGGACGTCTACGAACAGGACGATCCCGCGTACCACCTGAGAATGGCCGCGATCTACGAGGAGAAGGCGGCCGAGCACCGCCGCCGTGCCCGACTGGCGGGGGCAGCGAGCAGCAAGCCGGACAGTCCGGCATGA
- a CDS encoding bifunctional SulP family inorganic anion transporter/carbonic anhydrase: protein MSACVPTRHDHSSRSSRPSRSLGVKRPHSPPPRGGRFLIAGADVSASITVFLLAIPMSLGLAVAMGAPLEAGLLSAAVGGIVAGLLGGTPLQVSGPSAGLTVVTAQTIQVYGWRTTCAITIGAGLLQLVLGSLRAARSALAVSPAIVHGTLAGIGVAIALAQLHIVLGGSPQSSAISNVLHLPEQLARVDPAAPLIGGLTVAVLVLWPLLPGRAGRLLRRAPAALASVALATAAAAWAAPSIARVDLPSWSSHALPELPHGPVFGLATAVFTMMLVASLESLLAAVAVDKLAADRNRAHAVGSPVAPGPDVPDTPDRSDAPAAPAGPVRLAPPPLKRSDLDRELRAQGIANMVSGLLGGLAVSGGAVRSSANVRAGATGRASTVLHGVWILLASGLLVAALELIPLAALGALVMMVGLKMVSLAHIRNVHKHREFLVYGATIAGVLVVGVLKGVAIGIAVAVAVALHRLGRTRITISTLNGQHHVLVRGQLTFLAVPRLSRMLAGLPQGADAVVELDGFFMDHAAYEAIQDWSNAHTAHGGQVAFAGRSGGRIAEPAAAAHSCCRPWTPWRNHHCHDRPEHAPPPQTADSQPRPASTTGSPTTAPAIGVIAPAPTSAPPHPGTGAPADAAPQPAHRPPPSQSAPTAPEAPEVPATPATPASAQAPPAGSPAPTPPASQSAPASRSAPAATEHAGPARPNAAESPTSPAAHGGHGGHRLVRGLSSFQRDTAPLVRAELARLAREGQRPSQLFITCADSRLVTSMITASGPGDLFTVRNIGNLVPLPGSEQGDHSVGAAIEYAVDVLGVESITVCGHSGCGAMNALLANAPAPSPHAPGTSLARWLRHGLPSLGRMTAAGEVRARIAGRAPADTVEQLCLTNVMQQLDHLRAHPSVARRIAESTLQLHGMYFHVAEAQSYLLTEAAGAKEGRAAVFDPVTPARPAELARSGA from the coding sequence ATGTCTGCCTGCGTACCCACTCGTCACGACCACTCATCCCGTAGTTCGCGGCCTTCCCGCTCCCTGGGAGTCAAGCGACCACACAGCCCGCCGCCGCGCGGCGGACGATTCCTCATCGCGGGCGCCGATGTCTCCGCGTCCATCACCGTCTTTCTGCTCGCCATCCCCATGTCGCTCGGCCTGGCCGTGGCCATGGGAGCCCCTCTGGAGGCGGGCCTCCTCTCAGCCGCAGTCGGCGGCATCGTCGCCGGGCTTCTCGGCGGCACACCTCTCCAGGTCTCCGGCCCGTCCGCCGGACTGACCGTGGTGACGGCCCAGACAATCCAGGTCTACGGCTGGCGCACCACCTGCGCCATCACCATCGGGGCGGGCCTGCTCCAACTCGTGCTCGGCTCCCTGCGGGCGGCCCGCAGCGCTCTCGCCGTCAGCCCCGCCATCGTCCACGGCACGCTCGCCGGTATCGGTGTCGCGATCGCGCTCGCTCAACTGCACATCGTGCTGGGCGGATCGCCCCAGAGCTCGGCCATCTCCAACGTCCTGCACCTCCCGGAACAGCTGGCGCGTGTCGACCCCGCCGCCCCGCTGATCGGCGGGCTCACCGTCGCCGTCCTCGTCCTGTGGCCGCTGCTGCCAGGCCGTGCCGGACGGCTCCTGCGCCGGGCCCCGGCGGCCCTGGCCTCAGTGGCCCTGGCCACGGCCGCGGCAGCCTGGGCGGCCCCGTCGATCGCCCGGGTGGACCTGCCCTCCTGGAGCTCGCACGCCCTGCCCGAGTTGCCGCACGGGCCGGTGTTCGGCCTGGCCACAGCGGTGTTCACGATGATGCTGGTGGCCAGCCTGGAGTCGCTGCTGGCCGCCGTCGCGGTGGACAAGCTGGCCGCCGACCGGAACCGCGCCCACGCGGTGGGCTCCCCCGTGGCGCCCGGCCCCGACGTCCCCGATACCCCCGACCGCTCCGATGCCCCCGCCGCACCGGCCGGCCCCGTCCGTCTCGCGCCGCCCCCGTTGAAGCGCTCCGACCTGGACCGGGAATTGCGCGCACAGGGCATCGCCAACATGGTGTCCGGGCTGCTGGGTGGGCTCGCGGTCTCCGGAGGAGCCGTGCGCAGTTCGGCCAACGTGAGAGCCGGGGCGACCGGCCGTGCCTCGACCGTGCTGCACGGCGTGTGGATTCTGCTCGCCTCCGGGCTGCTCGTCGCCGCGCTGGAGCTGATCCCGCTGGCAGCCCTCGGGGCGCTGGTGATGATGGTCGGCCTCAAGATGGTGAGCCTCGCGCACATCCGCAACGTCCACAAACACCGGGAGTTCCTGGTCTACGGCGCGACGATCGCCGGGGTGCTGGTGGTCGGCGTCCTCAAGGGTGTCGCGATCGGGATCGCCGTGGCGGTGGCCGTCGCGCTGCACCGCCTCGGCCGGACCCGGATCACCATCTCCACCCTGAACGGGCAGCATCATGTGCTCGTACGAGGCCAGTTGACGTTCCTGGCCGTGCCGCGCCTGAGCCGGATGCTGGCAGGACTGCCCCAGGGCGCGGACGCGGTGGTCGAGTTGGACGGCTTCTTCATGGATCACGCCGCCTACGAAGCCATCCAGGACTGGAGCAACGCCCATACGGCGCACGGCGGGCAGGTTGCCTTCGCCGGACGCTCGGGTGGCAGGATCGCCGAGCCCGCTGCCGCAGCTCACTCCTGCTGCCGACCGTGGACGCCATGGCGCAACCATCACTGTCACGACCGGCCGGAGCACGCGCCTCCGCCACAGACGGCCGACAGCCAACCGCGCCCCGCGTCCACCACCGGCTCCCCGACGACAGCCCCAGCCATCGGCGTCATCGCCCCGGCTCCGACTTCCGCCCCGCCCCACCCCGGCACCGGCGCTCCTGCGGATGCGGCTCCACAGCCCGCGCACCGCCCACCTCCATCCCAGTCGGCCCCCACCGCCCCCGAAGCCCCCGAAGTCCCCGCGACGCCCGCCACGCCCGCGTCGGCCCAGGCACCCCCCGCCGGCTCACCCGCGCCGACGCCCCCCGCCTCGCAATCGGCCCCCGCCTCGCGTTCGGCCCCCGCCGCCACCGAGCACGCCGGACCGGCCAGGCCCAACGCGGCCGAAAGCCCCACCAGCCCCGCCGCCCACGGCGGACACGGCGGACACCGGCTGGTCAGAGGACTCAGCTCCTTCCAGCGCGATACGGCGCCCCTGGTCCGCGCGGAGCTGGCGCGCCTCGCCAGAGAAGGCCAGCGCCCCTCTCAGCTCTTCATCACCTGCGCGGACTCCCGCCTGGTGACGAGCATGATCACGGCCAGCGGTCCCGGTGATCTGTTCACCGTGCGCAACATCGGCAATCTGGTCCCGCTCCCGGGCTCCGAGCAGGGCGACCACTCCGTGGGGGCGGCGATCGAGTACGCCGTGGATGTGCTCGGCGTCGAGTCCATCACCGTCTGCGGGCACTCGGGCTGCGGTGCGATGAACGCGCTGCTGGCCAATGCCCCGGCCCCCTCGCCGCACGCGCCGGGCACCTCACTCGCGCGCTGGCTCCGGCACGGGCTGCCGAGCCTGGGCCGGATGACCGCGGCCGGCGAGGTCCGAGCCCGTATCGCCGGCCGGGCGCCCGCCGATACAGTGGAGCAGCTCTGCCTGACCAACGTCATGCAGCAGCTCGACCATCTGAGGGCCCACCCCTCAGTGGCCCGCCGCATCGCCGAAAGCACCCTGCAGCTCCACGGGATGTACTTCCACGTGGCCGAGGCCCAGTCGTATCTGCTGACCGAAGCAGCGGGTGCGAAGGAGGGGCGAGCCGCAGTGTTCGACCCGGTCACGCCCGCCCGTCCGGCCGAGTTGGCCCGTTCCGGGGCCTGA
- a CDS encoding MarP family serine protease, with amino-acid sequence MNVLDILLLAGAVWFAVIGYRQGFVVGILSVIGFLGGGLVAVYLLPVLWDQLTDGSEVSSTAAVVAVVIVIVCASVGQAFTTHLGNKLRRHITWSPARALDATGGALVNVVAMLLVAWLIGSALAGTSLPTLGKEVRNSSVLLGVSRVMPPQASTWFTDFSSVLAQNGFPQVFSPFANEPITEVRAPDPALVGSPVAARAKQSIVKVVGTAPSCGKVLEGTGFVFADRRVMTNAHVVGGVDEPTVQIGGQGRLYDAKVVLYDWQRDIAVLDVPDLDAKPLRFADTERDAESGDSAIVAGFPENGSYDVRSARVRARIDANGPDIYHRGTVRRDVYSLYTTVRQGNSGGPLLTPEGKVYGVVFAKSLDDPDTGYALTADEIREDIARGRTANQQVDSQGCAL; translated from the coding sequence GTGAACGTGCTGGACATCCTGCTGCTGGCCGGCGCCGTGTGGTTCGCGGTCATCGGCTACCGCCAGGGGTTCGTCGTCGGCATTCTGTCGGTGATCGGGTTCCTGGGCGGCGGTCTCGTCGCCGTCTACCTCCTGCCGGTCCTGTGGGACCAGCTGACGGACGGTTCGGAGGTCTCCTCGACCGCGGCCGTCGTCGCGGTCGTCATCGTGATCGTGTGCGCGTCGGTGGGCCAGGCGTTCACCACCCACCTCGGCAACAAGCTCCGCCGGCACATCACCTGGTCGCCCGCGCGCGCCCTGGACGCGACCGGCGGCGCCCTGGTCAACGTGGTGGCGATGCTGCTGGTCGCCTGGCTGATCGGCTCCGCCCTGGCGGGCACCTCGCTGCCGACGCTCGGCAAGGAGGTCCGCAACTCCTCGGTCCTGCTGGGCGTCTCCCGTGTGATGCCGCCCCAGGCGTCCACCTGGTTCACGGACTTCTCCTCGGTCCTCGCGCAGAACGGCTTCCCGCAGGTCTTCAGCCCCTTCGCCAACGAACCGATCACCGAGGTCAGGGCCCCTGATCCGGCCCTGGTGGGCAGCCCGGTCGCGGCGCGCGCCAAGCAGTCCATCGTCAAGGTCGTGGGTACGGCCCCGAGCTGCGGCAAGGTCCTCGAAGGCACCGGCTTCGTGTTCGCCGACCGCCGTGTCATGACCAACGCCCACGTCGTCGGCGGCGTCGACGAGCCGACCGTCCAGATCGGCGGCCAGGGACGCCTGTACGACGCGAAGGTCGTCCTCTACGACTGGCAGCGCGACATCGCCGTGCTCGACGTGCCCGACCTCGACGCGAAGCCGCTGCGGTTCGCCGACACCGAACGTGACGCGGAGTCGGGGGACAGCGCCATCGTCGCGGGCTTCCCGGAGAACGGCTCGTACGACGTACGCTCCGCGCGCGTCCGGGCCCGCATCGACGCCAACGGCCCCGACATCTACCACCGGGGCACGGTCCGCCGCGATGTGTACTCCCTCTACACCACCGTCCGTCAGGGCAACTCCGGCGGCCCGCTGCTGACCCCCGAAGGCAAGGTGTACGGGGTCGTGTTCGCCAAGTCGCTCGACGACCCGGACACCGGCTACGCGCTGACGGCGGACGAGATCCGCGAGGACATCGCACGGGGCCGCACGGCCAACCAGCAGGTCGACAGCCAGGGGTGCGCGCTCTAG
- a CDS encoding oxidoreductase, giving the protein MSTTSSDPLAALGALPGVNDAVDSVRKAVDRVYGHRVMRRRSNEVTAEAALRGARGSAALSGADWNLEEVRRRTDFSGDDEARVVGAALRLTAEAGQLLSIWRQSPVRVLARLHLVAAGGAKPEDAVGRPRLAGEPVDEPLIDAPLPSADEVAGRLDGLGRLILAGSQAPALVTAAVVHGELLALRPFGSHNGLVARTAERIVLIGSGLDPKAICPAEVGHAEQGRAAYTAAFEGYLSGTPEGMATWIEHCGRSVELGVRESTAVCEALQRGAA; this is encoded by the coding sequence ATGAGTACGACTTCCTCGGACCCGCTCGCCGCCCTGGGCGCTCTGCCGGGCGTGAACGACGCGGTGGACTCCGTACGCAAGGCCGTCGACCGGGTCTACGGGCACCGCGTGATGCGGCGCCGCAGCAACGAGGTCACTGCGGAGGCCGCGCTGCGGGGGGCCCGTGGGTCGGCGGCGCTCTCCGGTGCCGACTGGAACCTGGAGGAGGTGCGCCGGCGCACCGACTTCAGCGGCGACGACGAGGCCCGCGTGGTCGGAGCCGCCCTGCGGCTGACGGCGGAGGCGGGGCAGCTCCTCTCCATCTGGCGTCAGTCACCCGTGCGGGTCCTCGCCCGGCTCCACCTCGTCGCGGCGGGCGGCGCCAAACCCGAGGACGCCGTCGGACGGCCCCGGCTCGCCGGTGAGCCGGTGGACGAGCCGCTGATCGACGCGCCGCTGCCGAGCGCCGACGAGGTCGCGGGCCGGCTGGACGGACTCGGCCGGCTCATTCTCGCCGGGAGCCAAGCGCCCGCCCTGGTCACCGCCGCCGTCGTCCACGGAGAACTGCTGGCCCTGCGCCCCTTCGGGTCGCACAACGGCCTGGTGGCGCGTACGGCGGAGCGGATCGTGCTGATCGGAAGCGGACTCGACCCCAAGGCGATCTGCCCGGCCGAGGTCGGACACGCCGAACAGGGGCGCGCGGCCTACACGGCAGCCTTCGAGGGCTATCTGTCAGGCACTCCCGAAGGCATGGCGACCTGGATCGAGCACTGCGGGCGCTCGGTGGAACTCGGCGTCAGGGAGTCGACGGCGGTGTGCGAGGCGCTTCAGCGAGGTGCCGCGTAG
- a CDS encoding ATP-binding protein yields MKIAFVGKGGSGKTTLSSLFIRHLAANEAHVVAVDADINQHLGAALGLDEDESAALPAMGAQLPLIKEYLRGSNPRIASAATMIKTTPPGEGSRLLRVREDNPIFETCARTVRLDDGDIRLMATGPFTESDLGVACYHSKVGAVELCLNHLVDGPDEYVVVDMTAGSDSFASGMFTRFDMTFLIAEPTRKGVSVYRQYKEYARDFGVDLKVVGNKVQGEDDLEFLRAEVGDDLLVTVGHSDWVRAMEKGRPARFELLEADNRMALQRLQDAAEDSYERRDWGRYTRQMVHFHLKNAESWGNEKTGADLAAQVDPAFVLDERFIHAEAAQPA; encoded by the coding sequence ATGAAGATCGCTTTCGTAGGGAAGGGCGGCAGCGGCAAGACGACGCTGTCCTCGCTCTTCATCCGCCACCTCGCCGCCAATGAAGCTCACGTCGTCGCCGTGGACGCCGACATCAACCAGCACCTCGGAGCCGCCCTCGGCCTCGACGAGGACGAATCCGCCGCACTGCCCGCCATGGGGGCGCAGCTGCCTCTGATCAAGGAGTACCTGCGCGGCAGCAATCCGCGGATCGCCTCGGCGGCGACGATGATCAAAACGACGCCGCCCGGCGAAGGCTCGCGGCTCCTGCGGGTGCGCGAGGACAACCCGATCTTCGAGACCTGCGCCCGTACGGTCCGGCTCGACGACGGAGACATCCGGTTGATGGCGACCGGGCCGTTCACCGAGTCGGATCTCGGCGTGGCGTGCTACCACTCCAAGGTCGGCGCGGTCGAGCTCTGCCTCAATCACCTCGTCGACGGCCCCGACGAGTACGTGGTGGTCGACATGACGGCCGGTTCGGACTCCTTCGCCTCCGGGATGTTCACCCGCTTCGACATGACGTTCCTCATCGCCGAGCCCACCCGCAAGGGCGTCTCGGTCTACCGCCAGTACAAGGAGTACGCGCGGGACTTCGGCGTCGACCTGAAGGTCGTCGGGAACAAGGTGCAGGGCGAGGACGACCTGGAGTTCCTGCGCGCCGAGGTGGGTGACGACCTGCTGGTAACCGTCGGCCACTCCGACTGGGTACGGGCCATGGAGAAGGGCCGCCCGGCGCGTTTCGAACTGCTCGAAGCGGACAACAGGATGGCCCTGCAGCGCCTCCAGGACGCTGCGGAGGACTCGTACGAGCGGCGGGACTGGGGCCGGTACACGCGCCAGATGGTTCATTTCCATCTGAAGAACGCGGAGAGCTGGGGGAACGAGAAGACCGGGGCGGACCTCGCCGCCCAGGTCGATCCGGCATTCGTGCTGGATGAGCGTTTCATTCACGCCGAAGCCGCCCAGCCCGCTTGA
- a CDS encoding phage holin family protein, with translation MSDPGNYAGSADRSLGQLVASATAELSALVHDEIALAKAEVRQDVKRGVIGSVAFIVTGVLILFSIPVLSFAAAYGIHNLGLGLAWSFLIVGGAFILLGILLALFGYAKIKKVKPPEKSIASAKQTAAVLQGVKPHPRPETAADAILPVGGSTRSDRAIESAPVRDKASAVARSST, from the coding sequence ATGAGCGACCCCGGCAATTACGCGGGCAGCGCCGACCGCAGTCTCGGCCAGTTGGTCGCGTCGGCGACGGCCGAGCTGTCGGCGCTGGTGCACGACGAAATCGCCCTGGCCAAGGCCGAGGTGCGGCAGGACGTCAAGCGCGGCGTCATCGGCAGTGTGGCCTTCATCGTCACGGGCGTGCTGATCCTGTTCTCCATCCCGGTGCTGAGCTTCGCGGCCGCGTACGGCATCCACAATCTGGGGCTCGGGCTGGCCTGGTCGTTCCTGATCGTCGGCGGCGCGTTCATCCTGCTGGGCATCCTGCTCGCGCTGTTCGGCTACGCGAAGATCAAGAAGGTCAAGCCGCCGGAGAAGTCCATCGCGTCCGCCAAGCAGACCGCCGCTGTCCTGCAGGGCGTCAAGCCGCACCCCCGCCCGGAGACCGCAGCCGACGCCATCCTCCCGGTGGGCGGCAGCACCCGCTCCGACCGCGCCATCGAGAGCGCACCGGTCCGGGACAAGGCGTCCGCTGTGGCACGCTCGTCCACATGA